One Paenibacillus sp. FSL W8-0186 genomic window carries:
- a CDS encoding carbohydrate ABC transporter permease: MIGSKRKLWILDVLMLPFGLLTFFPFYIIIVNTFKSEFETATKPVSLPTSWNFSNYARVFEETPILRSFGNSLFLTVTAVILMVLIGAMAAYPIVYNRTRVNRVIMGYLLLGFMVPFQTLLVPLFQLMTNLKLVDKLYGLTTMYLGGSVFVFFLILGYMKTIPKDLSEAAIIDGCSIWGIFWKIILPLLQPITVTCAVLQTMWIWNDFLSPMLFLSSRENTTLVLEIYKAKGEFAVNWPMFMTMTVITLAPVFVFFIAMQKQIVEGIVGGAVKG, from the coding sequence ATGATAGGATCCAAACGGAAATTATGGATACTGGATGTTCTTATGCTTCCTTTCGGACTGCTCACTTTTTTCCCTTTTTACATCATTATCGTCAACACGTTTAAAAGTGAGTTCGAAACGGCAACAAAGCCGGTCAGCTTGCCTACAAGCTGGAACTTCTCGAATTATGCCAGAGTCTTTGAGGAGACGCCGATACTGCGCAGCTTCGGCAACAGCTTGTTTCTGACCGTAACAGCCGTTATCCTGATGGTACTGATCGGAGCCATGGCAGCGTATCCAATCGTATATAACCGGACTCGCGTAAACCGGGTCATTATGGGATATTTACTGCTTGGGTTCATGGTTCCGTTTCAGACGCTGCTCGTGCCACTGTTCCAGTTGATGACCAACTTGAAGCTGGTGGATAAGCTGTATGGATTAACGACGATGTATTTAGGGGGCTCGGTGTTTGTCTTCTTCCTGATCCTGGGGTATATGAAGACCATTCCGAAGGATCTGTCGGAGGCGGCGATCATCGATGGCTGCTCCATCTGGGGCATATTTTGGAAGATCATCCTGCCTTTGCTGCAGCCGATTACCGTAACCTGTGCCGTGCTGCAAACGATGTGGATCTGGAACGATTTCCTGTCCCCGATGCTGTTCCTTAGCTCCCGGGAGAATACAACGCTCGTTCTGGAGATCTACAAGGCAAAGGGCGAATTCGCGGTCAATTGGCCGATGTTCATGACGATGACGGTCATTACGCTTGCCCCTGTGTTTGTATTCTTTATCGCCATGCAGAAGCAAATCGTAGAGGGGATCGTTGGCGGGGCAGTGAAAGGATAA
- a CDS encoding sugar ABC transporter permease — protein MGKFMRQLQYQVFLIPILIIYTLFTIYPLIRSFMLSLTNFNGYSTNYDFIGLKNYARLFADNAIVSGISFTILFAVATTVLVTLLAIPLALVLDQNFFSKNVLRAVFFFPSIPSGLLLAFIWGFIFAPIPSGILNTFLRELFGMSAQPWLSDPVLAKVSTIVVAVWATTGWHAVIYLAFLQSISKDFFEAAAIDGANKWQQIRYITIPLLAPAMTVSVLLLITNGLKVYEIPFALTNGGPGFETHTITQVIVLRGISEAQFGLASAISVIFFLIVLVIGFVQFNLMQKREERMQ, from the coding sequence TTGGGTAAATTTATGCGACAGCTGCAATACCAGGTGTTTCTGATTCCGATTCTGATCATCTATACCTTGTTTACGATTTACCCGTTAATTCGCTCATTTATGCTTAGCCTGACTAATTTTAACGGGTATTCAACGAACTATGACTTTATCGGCTTGAAAAATTATGCGCGCTTGTTCGCCGACAATGCGATCGTATCGGGAATATCATTTACGATATTGTTTGCGGTCGCAACAACGGTGCTGGTCACTTTACTTGCGATTCCGCTAGCGCTTGTTCTGGATCAGAATTTTTTCAGTAAAAATGTATTGCGGGCGGTCTTTTTCTTCCCGTCCATTCCGAGCGGCCTGCTGTTGGCCTTTATCTGGGGGTTTATCTTCGCGCCGATTCCGTCGGGGATTCTAAACACTTTCCTGCGCGAATTGTTCGGGATGTCGGCCCAGCCATGGTTATCCGATCCTGTGCTGGCCAAGGTATCGACGATTGTCGTCGCTGTTTGGGCCACGACCGGCTGGCACGCGGTCATTTACCTGGCCTTCCTGCAGTCGATTTCCAAGGACTTCTTCGAGGCAGCGGCAATCGATGGAGCCAACAAGTGGCAGCAGATCCGCTACATTACTATTCCGCTGCTGGCTCCGGCGATGACGGTGAGCGTGCTGCTCTTAATCACTAACGGCTTGAAGGTTTATGAGATCCCGTTTGCATTAACGAACGGCGGACCTGGTTTTGAGACGCATACGATTACGCAGGTGATCGTGCTCCGGGGGATTTCCGAAGCTCAGTTTGGCCTCGCGTCTGCGATTTCGGTCATCTTCTTCCTTATCGTGCTAGTGATTGGCTTCGTCCAATTCAACCTGATGCAGAAAAGGGAGGAGCGCATGCAATGA
- a CDS encoding sensor histidine kinase — translation MNRILRFLRRFMLQKTIYRTFLVYYLLGNLLLLVLLGMLSIRDSTRMITEEVIRSSNKVMEQAAQGLSFNLEETKRSLLVLASNQSVGAIMRHAEVPDMAYLLQHERNISEITQSINTYQSLISDVLILGKNGYVNNLNGRSSLWWEYSFGAQPWAQESFQPRQGDYFFSLGIHHQDYYLSSDISRYGRPTLSVAMQVKGFRREVIGSVIANLDLQKVNSMFERNNYQNRGSIFLIDENRRIIVHQNNEEIGQIMDIAGIDEIYEQKSGNFRTPLYGEEHLIIYQPTAVEGWMMISAVPMSEITSQSAPLKSNLARILYLCLILNVLISLAVTFRISRPMQGLLKTLDKIGTDDMLYIRDKNYQYHEINQIGMKFKELMDRIDLLIQQNYLTQIALKEEELKALQAQINPHFLFNTLQLLQTEIVCGNIESSNHIVLSLSHMFRYSMRQSGELVELRTELEHVRNYLYIMNKKYDDRLQVDEYIPDQRVLPCRIPKLLLQPVVENCIRHGFGEDRREGAIRISVTTVRRGLLIAISDSGKGMDADELKRLRRQLDKPDEKNGNIGLYNINHRIKLNFGQDFGIRVRSTKNAGTCVYLVVPRIK, via the coding sequence ATGAACAGAATACTGCGATTTTTACGCCGTTTCATGCTGCAAAAAACGATTTATCGGACGTTCCTCGTATACTATTTGCTCGGCAACCTTCTGCTGCTCGTGCTGCTTGGGATGTTGTCCATTCGCGATTCGACCCGGATGATTACGGAAGAGGTGATCCGTTCAAGCAACAAGGTGATGGAGCAGGCCGCTCAAGGCTTAAGCTTCAACCTGGAGGAGACGAAGCGTTCGCTGCTGGTGCTGGCAAGCAATCAATCCGTCGGCGCAATCATGCGGCATGCTGAAGTGCCTGACATGGCCTATTTGCTGCAGCATGAACGAAATATTTCCGAAATTACGCAGAGCATCAATACGTATCAGTCGTTAATCAGCGATGTTCTTATTCTGGGGAAAAACGGGTATGTCAACAATTTGAACGGGCGGAGCTCGCTTTGGTGGGAATATTCCTTCGGGGCGCAGCCGTGGGCACAGGAATCCTTTCAGCCCCGGCAGGGAGATTATTTTTTTAGCCTGGGCATTCATCATCAGGATTATTATTTAAGCTCGGACATTTCTCGATATGGACGACCCACCTTGTCTGTAGCGATGCAGGTCAAAGGCTTTCGCCGCGAGGTCATCGGCTCGGTTATTGCCAACCTGGACTTGCAGAAAGTAAACAGCATGTTCGAGCGCAACAACTATCAGAACAGAGGGAGCATCTTTCTGATCGACGAGAACAGGAGAATCATCGTTCACCAGAACAACGAAGAAATCGGCCAAATCATGGATATTGCTGGAATCGATGAGATCTACGAACAGAAGTCGGGCAATTTCCGCACACCATTGTACGGGGAGGAGCATTTGATTATTTATCAGCCGACAGCGGTTGAAGGCTGGATGATGATCTCCGCCGTGCCGATGAGTGAAATCACGAGCCAATCCGCTCCGCTAAAGTCGAACCTGGCGCGAATTCTTTACCTGTGCCTGATTCTAAATGTGCTGATCAGCCTGGCGGTCACCTTCCGCATTTCCCGGCCGATGCAGGGCCTGCTGAAGACGCTGGACAAAATCGGGACCGACGACATGCTGTACATTCGCGATAAAAACTACCAGTATCACGAAATCAATCAGATCGGCATGAAATTCAAAGAGCTTATGGACCGGATCGACCTGCTCATTCAGCAAAACTATTTGACTCAGATCGCGCTGAAAGAAGAAGAACTGAAGGCGCTGCAGGCCCAGATCAATCCTCATTTTCTGTTCAATACGCTGCAGCTGCTGCAGACGGAAATTGTATGCGGTAACATCGAATCCTCTAATCATATCGTGCTTTCCTTAAGCCACATGTTCCGTTATTCGATGAGACAGTCGGGTGAGCTGGTGGAGCTTAGAACGGAGCTGGAGCACGTACGGAATTATCTTTATATTATGAATAAAAAATACGATGACCGCTTGCAGGTCGACGAGTACATTCCGGATCAGCGCGTATTGCCGTGCAGAATACCCAAGCTGCTGCTGCAGCCTGTCGTGGAGAACTGTATCCGGCATGGATTCGGTGAGGATCGGCGGGAGGGTGCGATCCGCATCAGCGTCACTACAGTGAGAAGAGGTCTGCTTATCGCCATTTCTGACAGCGGCAAAGGGATGGATGCAGATGAGCTCAAACGGCTGAGACGGCAGCTGGACAAGCCGGATGAGAAAAACGGCAATATCGGACTTTATAATATCAATCACCGGATTAAGCTGAACTTCGGGCAGGATTTTGGAATCCGGGTTCGCAGCACAAAGAATGCCGGCACCTGCGTATATTTAGTTGTGCCGAGGATCAAATAA
- a CDS encoding helix-turn-helix domain-containing protein, translating into MKLLIADDQTSLHTFLDKTMDWAALGITEIKHAYDGRETLQQLGEFLPDIVILDIQMPFMSGIETLQQLDHSIKKPKTVIVSAHDEFTYAREALRLDVYQYLLKPVDVVLLKKTILELTSAIQAEQQSVLAHEFGKLVHSKSAYANSLAVVERACGLLKLQQCAVLQIEGESLSEPMLAEWLLQAEPSLIPVVYRKSRDKYSCLLGITAPMLESRLLELCQETLSRIQAHIPELAVSIGASRMMNGCHADQLPELLEQSEEAGRLSFYTCEPVNAYQEETFNEAWGMQHFQSYEQAYREMVVREFAPEAARKLTAEMFDYFRSSRIPPEDVYSLVLHFLYVIAQSIPSKGRSSTKLDNITMDDLKSYRNIRELELLFMSLIDHIASIMKGPNLTEDMVMRVKQYVDLNYGEDLSLQMVADRFGVDRFQLSRLFKQEMNVNYWNYVIQIRMEKAAELLLRTEEKNSVIASVTGFVDESHFSRTFKKYYDVSPKQYRQLHRGEKH; encoded by the coding sequence ATGAAATTGCTAATAGCGGATGACCAAACTTCCCTGCACACTTTTTTGGATAAAACGATGGACTGGGCAGCCTTAGGGATTACGGAAATCAAACATGCTTACGACGGCCGGGAAACGCTGCAGCAGCTTGGAGAGTTCCTGCCGGACATCGTCATACTGGACATTCAGATGCCATTTATGAGCGGGATCGAAACCCTGCAGCAGCTGGATCATTCCATAAAGAAGCCGAAAACCGTCATTGTAAGCGCTCACGATGAATTCACCTATGCGCGGGAGGCGCTGCGTCTGGACGTCTATCAGTATTTGCTGAAGCCCGTGGATGTCGTATTGCTGAAGAAAACCATTCTTGAGCTTACATCCGCCATACAAGCAGAGCAGCAATCCGTTCTGGCCCATGAATTCGGGAAGCTGGTGCACTCCAAGTCTGCGTATGCCAATAGCCTCGCCGTCGTTGAGCGGGCCTGCGGCTTGCTGAAGCTCCAGCAATGCGCCGTCCTCCAGATCGAAGGAGAGAGCCTGAGCGAGCCGATGCTTGCGGAATGGCTGCTCCAGGCGGAGCCGTCGCTAATTCCGGTAGTCTACCGAAAGAGCCGGGATAAATACAGCTGCCTGCTGGGAATAACCGCTCCAATGTTAGAATCCCGGTTGCTGGAGCTGTGCCAGGAGACGTTATCCCGTATTCAAGCCCATATACCCGAACTTGCGGTGAGCATTGGAGCAAGCCGAATGATGAACGGATGCCATGCTGACCAGCTGCCGGAGCTGCTGGAGCAGAGCGAGGAAGCCGGCAGGCTGAGCTTCTATACCTGTGAACCCGTGAATGCTTACCAGGAGGAAACATTTAACGAGGCATGGGGCATGCAGCATTTTCAGAGCTATGAGCAGGCCTATCGGGAGATGGTTGTCCGCGAATTCGCTCCGGAGGCCGCCAGGAAGCTGACCGCAGAAATGTTCGATTATTTCCGGAGCTCGCGGATTCCGCCGGAGGATGTCTATTCTCTAGTTCTTCATTTTCTGTACGTCATTGCCCAATCGATTCCGTCTAAGGGCAGGTCAAGTACGAAGCTCGATAACATCACCATGGATGACCTTAAGAGCTATCGTAATATCCGGGAGCTGGAGCTCTTATTTATGAGCTTAATCGATCATATCGCTAGCATCATGAAAGGCCCGAACCTGACGGAGGATATGGTTATGAGAGTGAAGCAATATGTCGACCTCAACTATGGGGAGGATTTGTCTCTGCAGATGGTGGCGGACCGGTTTGGCGTCGACCGCTTTCAGTTAAGCAGGCTGTTCAAGCAGGAAATGAATGTGAACTATTGGAATTATGTGATTCAGATTAGGATGGAGAAGGCCGCCGAATTGCTGCTCCGCACGGAGGAGAAGAACAGTGTGATTGCCTCTGTGACTGGATTTGTCGATGAGAGTCACTTCAGCAGGACGTTTAAAAAATACTATGACGTGTCCCCCAAGCAATACCGTCAGCTCCATCGAGGCGAGAAACATTAA
- a CDS encoding ABC transporter substrate-binding protein, with protein MKRKSLLLIMVMIVTMVLSACGGKDSSESAASGAEGGQSKQKVKLSILAWNNESEMKPVLEGFQKKYPHISFDFQFAPPVKDYISKLQTMLLSDSATDIFMIAAENRNEIIDGGHAIDLTDYPFMDVMLDSNKPMLSKDGRTYAFTQNGWVGGWFYNKALFEKAGITELPETWDEFIAVCLKLKEAGIVPIYDTMQDLTQIHSALYGNMVLSQDPDFDEKIFAGEKTFADGWTEVFKVWKRDLIDTKILTSDMIGLTGDQVESEFALGNVAMFFSGPWVMDKLTQVPDLDFGVMGLPGFEKGQSYYVGAPGVGFAVNSKTKNKEEALLFLEYLSTEEGLQLFYEGTNLIMTAKGFEAEVHPALQNAYEEGLMQGRIYLPMVTWPRYQEALRNQFVVSTQDMAVGKITPEEAVQAIDKKFIEMESY; from the coding sequence GTGAAAAGAAAGTCACTGCTGTTGATTATGGTTATGATCGTCACGATGGTGCTCAGCGCCTGCGGAGGCAAGGACAGTTCTGAAAGCGCAGCCAGCGGCGCCGAGGGCGGGCAAAGCAAGCAAAAGGTGAAGCTGAGCATCCTAGCCTGGAACAATGAGTCCGAAATGAAGCCGGTGCTGGAAGGGTTCCAGAAGAAATACCCGCATATTTCTTTCGATTTCCAATTTGCTCCGCCGGTCAAAGACTATATTTCGAAATTGCAGACGATGCTGCTGTCGGATTCCGCGACGGATATTTTTATGATCGCTGCCGAGAACCGCAATGAAATTATCGACGGCGGACATGCAATCGATCTGACGGACTACCCGTTCATGGATGTGATGCTCGACAGCAATAAACCAATGCTGAGCAAGGACGGAAGAACCTACGCTTTTACGCAAAACGGCTGGGTAGGCGGTTGGTTCTACAATAAGGCGCTATTTGAGAAAGCAGGTATTACGGAGCTCCCTGAAACTTGGGATGAGTTCATCGCCGTGTGCTTGAAGCTGAAAGAGGCAGGAATTGTCCCGATTTATGATACCATGCAGGATTTGACGCAAATCCATTCGGCTCTATACGGGAACATGGTGCTGTCCCAAGACCCTGATTTTGACGAGAAGATCTTTGCTGGCGAAAAAACATTTGCCGATGGATGGACAGAAGTGTTTAAAGTGTGGAAAAGAGATTTGATCGATACGAAAATTTTGACCTCCGACATGATTGGCCTGACTGGAGATCAAGTTGAAAGCGAGTTTGCACTCGGCAATGTCGCGATGTTCTTCAGCGGCCCGTGGGTGATGGATAAATTGACGCAGGTGCCGGATCTGGATTTCGGAGTGATGGGTCTGCCTGGATTCGAGAAGGGTCAGAGCTATTATGTCGGGGCGCCTGGCGTAGGGTTTGCGGTGAATAGCAAGACGAAGAATAAAGAGGAAGCGCTGCTGTTCCTGGAGTACTTGAGCACGGAGGAAGGCCTGCAGCTGTTCTATGAGGGCACGAATTTAATCATGACGGCCAAGGGCTTCGAGGCGGAAGTGCATCCTGCCCTGCAAAACGCATATGAGGAAGGCCTGATGCAAGGCAGAATCTATTTGCCTATGGTAACTTGGCCAAGATACCAGGAAGCGCTCAGAAACCAATTTGTGGTTTCGACCCAGGACATGGCTGTAGGTAAGATTACGCCGGAGGAAGCTGTTCAAGCCATTGATAAGAAATTCATTGAGATGGAGAGTTACTAA